In the genome of Phlebotomus papatasi isolate M1 chromosome 2, Ppap_2.1, whole genome shotgun sequence, one region contains:
- the LOC129804478 gene encoding purine nucleoside phosphorylase, producing the protein MTNTTNGKVINGNGTNGTNGRSRSPQKPEELYPYDLIKEIADHLLERTEYRPKIGIICGSGLGTLAESLTDVDIFDYENIPYFPSTTVEGHAGRMVFGKLRGVPVMCMQGRFHYYEGHSLEKCSMPIRVMKLSGVSHLIITNAAGGLNPIYNVGDIVVIKDHLNLMGMAGLNPLLGPNDPRFGPRFPAMNHAYNPELRLIAKRIAKEMGIEKEVHEGVYTCLAGPNYETPAELRALKTLGVDAVGMSTVHEVVTAKHCNMTVFAISLITNKCVFDYDKEEEACHEEVVEVGKIRQRVLCDLVERMSSDIDKNAA; encoded by the exons atgaccaATACAACAAATGGGAAAGTGATTAATGGTAATGGCACAAATGGTACCAATGGAAGATCACGCAGTCCACAGAAACCTGAAGAATT ATACCCATATGACTTGATCAAGGAGATCGCAGATCATCTGCTGGAGAGGACAGAGTATCGTCCCAAGATTGGCATTATCTGTGGCAGTGGCCTGGGAACTCTGGCCGAGAGTCTGACAGATGTGGATATTTTTGATTACGAGAACATTCCCTATTTCCCCTCAACCACAGTCGAGGGTCATGCTGGTCGAATGGTCTTTGGGAAGCTCAGGGGTGTCCCAGTGATGTGCATGCAGGGCAGATTCCATTACTACGAAGGACATTCACTGGAGAAATGTTCAATGCCTATTCGAGTGATGAAACTTTCTGGAGTCAGTCACTTGATCATCACAAATGCAGCTGGGGGGCTCAATCCCATCTACAATGTGGGAGATATTGTTGTGATCAAGGATCACCTCAATCTGATGGGAATGGCTGGACTTAATCCACTTCTAGGACCCAATGATCCACGCTTTGGACCACGTTTTCCTGCCATGAACCATGCCTACAATCCCGAATTGAGATTGATTGCCAAGAGGATCGCCAAAGAGATGGGCATTGAAAAAGAAGTTCATGAAGGTGTTTACAC ATGCTTGGCTGGACCTAATTATGAGACCCCCGCTGAATTGAGAGCCCTCAAGACTCTGGGAGTTGACGCCGTTGGGATGTCAACAGTTCACGAAGTCGTCACGGCAAAGCACTGCAACATGACTGTTTTTGCCATCAGTCTCATCACAAACAAATGCGTGTTCGACTATGATAAGGAAGAGGAGGCCTGCCACGAGGAAGTTGTCGAGGTTGGCAAAATCCGACAGCGTGTTCTCTGTGATCTCGTGGAGAGGATGAGCTCTGACATCGACAAAAATGCTGCCTGA